One Echinicola strongylocentroti DNA window includes the following coding sequences:
- a CDS encoding pyrophosphohydrolase domain-containing protein, translating to MKDPKTLSAVAAFHETFKHPILDKPTIPNEKRSKLRVSLIAEELKELEDAIKNEDLVEVADALCDIQYVLAGAVLEFGLADKFKELFDEVQRSNMSKACKSVGEAEATVSHYQGQGVECFYEQEGDLYLVFRKEDRKTLKSVNYSPADLKGILSK from the coding sequence ATGAAAGATCCCAAGACACTCAGTGCCGTAGCGGCATTTCACGAAACCTTTAAGCATCCCATATTAGACAAACCTACCATTCCAAATGAAAAGCGATCCAAGCTCAGGGTTTCCCTGATTGCGGAGGAATTAAAGGAGTTGGAAGATGCCATCAAAAATGAGGACCTTGTGGAGGTAGCGGACGCCTTGTGTGACATACAGTATGTACTGGCAGGTGCTGTGCTGGAGTTTGGCCTGGCGGATAAGTTCAAGGAGCTGTTTGACGAAGTGCAGCGCTCCAATATGAGCAAAGCCTGCAAGTCTGTCGGGGAAGCTGAAGCCACCGTTTCCCATTACCAAGGCCAAGGTGTCGAATGTTTCTACGAGCAGGAAGGAGACCTTTATTTGGTATTCAGGAAGGAAGATCGCAAGACCCTGAAGTCCGTCAACTATTCTCCAGCAGACCTCAAGGGAATCCTGTCAAAATAG
- a CDS encoding gluconate 2-dehydrogenase subunit 3 family protein, giving the protein MNRREAMKSVGLLFGSALSVSTLAVFQQGCTRSKDAVAGVFSDEDTKMMAEIGDIIIPETPDSPGAKAVGIGAFMVKMLEDCYSQEDREKVSAALGYFEDKKDFSSASLDKQTAAVSELDGQVYGKGSELEEDLSRGYKIIKELTLFGYFSSEAGATQALRYELVPGRYDGCVDLKPGDKAWA; this is encoded by the coding sequence ATGAATAGACGCGAAGCAATGAAGAGCGTGGGCTTGCTGTTTGGCAGTGCACTTTCGGTATCGACCTTAGCTGTGTTTCAGCAGGGCTGTACCCGCTCAAAAGATGCTGTTGCAGGTGTTTTTAGCGATGAAGATACTAAGATGATGGCAGAGATTGGGGATATCATCATCCCCGAAACACCCGATTCCCCTGGAGCCAAAGCCGTGGGGATTGGCGCTTTTATGGTAAAGATGCTCGAAGACTGTTATTCACAAGAAGACCGGGAAAAGGTCTCAGCAGCTCTTGGTTATTTTGAAGATAAAAAGGATTTTTCTTCAGCATCACTGGACAAGCAGACCGCTGCTGTAAGTGAACTGGACGGACAGGTGTACGGAAAGGGCAGTGAGCTGGAAGAAGACTTGTCCAGAGGATATAAAATCATCAAGGAATTGACACTATTTGGCTATTTCAGTTCGGAGGCTGGTGCCACACAGGCCCTTCGGTATGAACTGGTGCCTGGACGCTATGATGGCTGTGTCGATTTGAAGCCTGGCGACAAAGCCTGGGCATAA
- a CDS encoding superoxide dismutase — protein sequence MKKVSFNPSRRTFITHSTKATLAVGIGSSAIGSAFLTACGASKEEETEEAVQLSTGFSQAGLAYDYAALEPNIDATTMEIHYTKHAAGYARKLKAACEAEGVDMTKPLEETLMKVSNYSTAMRNNGGGHYNHELFWSIMSPEGGGKPTGDLAAAIDEAFGSFDAFVEKFEGAAKGRFGSGWAWLVVDANKKLKVGSTPNQDNPLMDVSELQGIPLMGIDVWEHAYYLHYQNERGKYVSNWWNVVNWSAVQDRYSAVV from the coding sequence ATGAAAAAAGTTTCATTTAATCCTTCCAGAAGGACTTTTATAACACACAGTACCAAAGCCACATTGGCAGTAGGAATCGGAAGTAGCGCCATTGGATCGGCTTTCTTGACGGCCTGTGGAGCGTCCAAGGAAGAGGAAACCGAAGAGGCCGTTCAGTTGAGCACTGGCTTCTCCCAAGCGGGGTTGGCGTATGATTATGCCGCACTGGAGCCTAATATAGATGCCACTACCATGGAAATCCACTATACCAAACATGCTGCTGGCTATGCCCGAAAGCTAAAGGCAGCCTGTGAAGCGGAAGGAGTGGACATGACCAAGCCACTGGAAGAGACGCTTATGAAAGTGTCGAATTACAGCACTGCCATGCGAAATAATGGCGGAGGGCACTATAACCACGAACTCTTCTGGAGCATCATGTCACCAGAAGGTGGCGGAAAGCCGACAGGTGACCTTGCGGCAGCGATCGATGAAGCATTCGGTAGTTTTGATGCCTTTGTGGAGAAATTTGAAGGTGCCGCCAAAGGTCGTTTTGGATCAGGCTGGGCATGGCTAGTAGTCGATGCCAATAAAAAACTGAAAGTAGGCTCAACACCCAATCAAGATAATCCGCTGATGGATGTGTCAGAACTTCAAGGGATTCCATTGATGGGAATAGATGTGTGGGAGCATGCTTATTACCTACACTACCAAAACGAGCGTGGCAAATATGTATCAAATTGGTGGAATGTCGTAAACTGGTCTGCCGTACAGGATCGGTACAGTGCTGTCGTTTAA
- the dapF gene encoding diaminopimelate epimerase has protein sequence MEISFYKYQGTGNDFVMIDDRAGHFDEQNLELVSRLCDRKFGIGADGLILIRNKEGYDFEMIYFNADGSQSMCGNGARCAVAFSSFLGIVKEETHFLAIDGPHQARIANGNVELGMGNVTSIENKTEDFFVNTGSPHHVRFVEDVENYPVVDTGASIRYHDDYLPNGTNVNFISVLGDDHIYVRTYERGVEDETLSCGTGVTACALVFGSQQNINHVNIKALGGNLAVKFTAEKNGGFKDIVLIGPAEQVFKGVMSI, from the coding sequence ATGGAAATATCATTTTATAAGTATCAAGGTACGGGGAATGACTTCGTGATGATCGACGATAGGGCGGGGCATTTTGATGAGCAAAACCTGGAACTTGTCAGCCGACTTTGTGACCGTAAATTTGGGATTGGTGCCGACGGACTTATCCTTATCCGAAACAAGGAAGGCTATGATTTCGAGATGATTTATTTTAACGCAGACGGCTCCCAGAGCATGTGTGGTAATGGTGCCCGCTGTGCGGTGGCGTTTTCGAGCTTTTTAGGGATTGTTAAAGAGGAAACCCATTTTCTGGCCATCGATGGCCCACACCAAGCGCGTATCGCCAATGGAAATGTAGAACTGGGCATGGGAAATGTAACGTCCATAGAAAACAAGACTGAGGATTTCTTTGTCAATACCGGCTCCCCCCATCATGTTCGCTTTGTAGAAGATGTCGAAAATTACCCGGTGGTGGACACAGGAGCGTCTATCCGGTACCACGATGACTACTTGCCAAACGGCACCAACGTCAACTTCATTTCGGTCCTTGGTGATGACCACATCTATGTGCGCACCTATGAGCGAGGAGTAGAAGACGAAACACTCTCCTGTGGCACTGGCGTAACGGCATGCGCCCTTGTATTTGGCTCCCAGCAAAACATCAATCACGTAAACATCAAAGCCCTAGGAGGAAACCTTGCCGTAAAATTCACTGCAGAGAAAAATGGTGGTTTTAAAGATATCGTTTTGATAGGTCCCGCAGAGCAGGTTTTTAAAGGTGTGATGAGCATCTAA
- the secA gene encoding preprotein translocase subunit SecA — MLDFITKGLTKVFGTKSDRDIKELYPFVGTINAAFDKLSSITDEELRNKTIEIKGVVNSELKSFDDNIASLKGEIDALAPDKVHEKDALFNQIDKVEKDRNEALEVVLEKVLPEAFAVMKETARRFKENGKLVVKANDYDRELSARKDNVEINGDEAIWHNQWLAAGTEITWDMLHYDVQLIGGVALHKGKISEMATGEGKTLVSTLPAYLNALAGRGVHIVTVNDYLAKRDSEWNAPLFQFHGLTVDCIDKFKPNSPERRKAYHSDIVYGTNNEFGFDYLRDNMARNADDLVQGKHHFAMIDEVDSVLIDDARTPLIISGPVPRGDEHEFYEMKPRVSTLVDEQRKLIQGYLSTAKKLIGEGNQKEGGLALFRAYRGMPKYKPLIKYLSEPGIRVILQKTENYYLQDNKRMMPEADEPLLFTIEEKSNTVDLTDNGIEVITKKNEDTSFFILPDIGTEIAEMEKDESIDEKEKLVRKEEIIKDYGVKAQRIHTVNQLLKAYCMFEKDTEYILVDGKVKIVDEQTGRVMEGRRYSDGLHQAIEAKENVKVEDATQTYATITLQNYFRMYHKLSGMTGTAETEAGEFWEIYKLDVVVIPTNKPIQRDDRDDKVYKTVREKFNAVVDEINELTDAGRPVLVGTTSVEISEVLSRMLTLKKIKHQVLNAKQHAKEAEVVAEAGKPGTVTIATNMAGRGTDIKLTPEAKKAGGLAIIGTERHESRRVDRQLRGRAGRQGDVGSSQFFVSLEDSLMRLFGSERIAKLMDRMGLEEGEVIQHSMISKSIERAQRKVEENNFGVRKRLLEYDDVMNSQREVVYKRRKNALMGERLELDILNVMYDVCEGIVEVAKSTEDMESLRMNIYSSLGIDYKFAEEDIKSKPAAALSQELFDACYKNYVSKNQRVTDRALPVLKDVYENRGATVKEIMVPITDGIKQIGVVCNLESTIENEGRDLIRAVEKNVTLAIIDQNWKEHLRDMDDLKQSVQNAVYEQKDPLLIYKFEAFEMFKRFVGKLNEDVISFLAKAELPKQNPDQVRAAQAQQQPEPKVQASKEEANSTLNPHANRAAQAAASANKGAQKQVVAPRKSEKAYGRNDRVSVQYTDGNVKKDVKYKSVEQDITSGKCVILED, encoded by the coding sequence ATGTTAGACTTTATCACAAAAGGACTGACCAAGGTTTTCGGGACCAAGTCAGACCGAGATATAAAAGAATTATACCCCTTCGTAGGAACGATCAATGCAGCTTTCGATAAACTGTCATCGATCACGGATGAAGAACTACGAAACAAAACCATAGAAATCAAAGGAGTTGTTAACTCGGAATTAAAATCCTTTGATGATAACATCGCCTCTCTCAAAGGGGAAATCGATGCATTGGCACCGGACAAGGTACATGAAAAGGACGCCCTTTTTAATCAGATCGACAAAGTAGAAAAAGACCGTAACGAAGCCTTGGAAGTCGTACTCGAAAAAGTATTGCCCGAGGCTTTTGCTGTAATGAAGGAAACCGCCAGGAGGTTTAAGGAAAACGGCAAACTGGTCGTTAAGGCCAATGACTATGACCGAGAGCTTTCTGCCAGAAAGGATAATGTGGAGATCAACGGCGACGAAGCCATCTGGCATAACCAATGGCTAGCTGCCGGTACCGAGATCACTTGGGACATGCTCCACTATGATGTGCAGCTGATCGGTGGTGTCGCCCTTCACAAGGGCAAAATCTCAGAGATGGCCACTGGTGAAGGTAAAACGCTCGTGTCTACCCTCCCTGCCTACCTGAATGCCCTGGCCGGTCGTGGCGTGCATATCGTAACGGTAAACGACTACCTTGCCAAAAGAGATAGTGAGTGGAATGCACCATTATTTCAGTTTCACGGCTTGACTGTAGATTGTATCGATAAGTTCAAACCTAACTCCCCCGAAAGAAGAAAGGCCTATCACTCGGACATCGTCTACGGTACCAACAATGAATTTGGCTTTGACTACCTCCGTGACAATATGGCCCGCAATGCGGACGACCTGGTACAGGGCAAGCATCACTTTGCCATGATCGATGAGGTCGATTCCGTGCTGATCGATGACGCCAGAACGCCGCTGATCATTTCTGGTCCCGTACCTAGAGGAGATGAGCATGAGTTTTATGAAATGAAACCAAGGGTTTCTACTTTGGTAGACGAGCAGCGAAAACTGATCCAAGGCTACCTCTCTACCGCCAAAAAGCTGATCGGCGAAGGCAATCAGAAAGAAGGTGGCTTGGCACTTTTCCGTGCATACCGTGGTATGCCCAAGTACAAGCCATTGATCAAATACCTCTCCGAGCCAGGCATCAGGGTAATCCTGCAAAAAACCGAAAACTATTACCTCCAGGACAACAAGCGCATGATGCCGGAAGCGGATGAGCCGCTGTTGTTTACCATTGAAGAAAAATCCAACACCGTAGACCTTACCGACAATGGTATCGAGGTAATCACCAAGAAAAACGAAGACACCAGTTTCTTTATCCTTCCGGACATCGGTACAGAAATCGCCGAAATGGAAAAGGACGAATCCATAGATGAAAAGGAAAAGCTCGTTCGCAAAGAAGAGATCATCAAGGATTACGGCGTCAAGGCCCAGCGTATCCATACCGTCAACCAACTACTGAAGGCCTACTGTATGTTCGAAAAAGACACCGAGTATATCTTGGTGGACGGCAAAGTGAAAATTGTCGATGAACAGACAGGTCGTGTGATGGAGGGCAGAAGGTACTCAGATGGCCTTCACCAAGCGATAGAAGCCAAGGAAAACGTAAAAGTGGAGGACGCTACCCAAACGTACGCAACCATCACGCTCCAGAATTACTTTAGAATGTACCACAAACTATCCGGTATGACAGGTACGGCCGAGACGGAAGCGGGCGAATTCTGGGAAATATACAAGTTGGATGTGGTGGTAATTCCTACCAATAAACCTATACAACGTGATGACCGTGATGATAAAGTCTACAAAACGGTCAGGGAGAAGTTTAACGCGGTAGTGGATGAAATCAATGAGCTGACAGATGCTGGAAGGCCTGTACTGGTGGGTACTACTTCCGTGGAAATATCCGAGGTACTCAGCAGAATGCTGACCCTCAAAAAAATCAAACACCAAGTACTGAACGCCAAGCAGCACGCCAAAGAGGCTGAAGTGGTGGCCGAAGCCGGTAAACCGGGCACAGTGACCATCGCTACCAACATGGCCGGTCGTGGTACGGATATCAAGCTGACACCAGAAGCCAAAAAGGCCGGTGGTCTGGCCATCATCGGTACAGAACGTCACGAATCCAGACGGGTGGACAGACAGCTTCGTGGACGTGCAGGACGTCAGGGTGACGTTGGATCCTCCCAGTTCTTCGTTTCGCTGGAAGATAGCTTGATGCGATTATTTGGCTCAGAGCGAATCGCCAAACTTATGGACCGCATGGGACTGGAAGAAGGTGAAGTGATCCAACACTCCATGATTTCCAAATCCATCGAAAGGGCCCAGCGCAAAGTCGAAGAAAACAACTTCGGCGTCCGTAAGCGTCTCTTGGAATATGACGATGTCATGAATTCCCAGCGTGAGGTAGTTTACAAGCGAAGAAAGAATGCCCTGATGGGCGAAAGACTCGAACTGGACATCCTCAACGTCATGTACGATGTCTGCGAGGGCATCGTAGAAGTAGCCAAGTCCACCGAGGACATGGAAAGTCTCCGTATGAACATCTACAGCTCGCTTGGCATCGACTACAAATTTGCAGAAGAGGACATCAAATCTAAGCCTGCTGCAGCATTGAGCCAGGAGCTTTTTGATGCTTGTTATAAAAACTATGTCAGCAAAAACCAACGTGTCACTGACCGTGCCTTGCCAGTCCTTAAGGATGTATATGAAAACAGGGGGGCCACTGTCAAGGAAATAATGGTGCCCATTACGGACGGTATCAAGCAAATTGGTGTGGTCTGTAACTTGGAATCCACTATTGAAAATGAAGGTCGTGACTTGATCCGTGCGGTTGAGAAAAATGTCACCTTGGCCATCATCGACCAAAACTGGAAAGAACATCTCCGCGATATGGACGACTTGAAACAGTCCGTACAAAATGCGGTCTACGAACAAAAAGATCCATTGCTGATCTATAAATTCGAAGCTTTCGAAATGTTCAAGCGCTTTGTGGGCAAATTGAACGAAGACGTGATATCCTTCCTGGCCAAGGCAGAACTGCCGAAGCAAAACCCGGATCAGGTACGCGCTGCCCAAGCCCAACAGCAGCCTGAGCCCAAGGTCCAAGCTTCCAAGGAAGAAGCCAACAGTACACTGAACCCCCATGCCAACAGGGCTGCGCAAGCGGCAGCTTCGGCTAACAAAGGCGCTCAAAAACAAGTGGTTGCTCCAAGGAAATCAGAAAAAGCATATGGCCGAAATGACCGCGTTTCGGTACAATATACCGATGGGAACGTTAAAAAGGACGTAAAATATAAAAGTGTAGAACAGGATATCACTTCCGGCAAGTGTGTTATTTTAGAAGATTAA
- a CDS encoding P1 family peptidase: MMTCISKSFYALACALLITFSSHGQERARDYGFTFGVMSPGEWNAITDVDGVMVGHQTLVKGDSVRTGVTAVLPHGGNIFQEKVPGAVYVGNGFGKLAGTTQVEELGNIETPIVLTNTLSVAAGIEGVIDYTLAHPENAHVRSVNAVVGETNDGYLNDIRGRHVRPSDVVAAIQSAQSGNVEEGNVGAGTGTICFGFKGGIGTASRKLPAEMGGYTVGVLVQTNFGGVLQIDGLPVGKELGQYAFKNQLESADGSCMIVVATDAPVHARNLKRIAKRAIMGLAKTGGIASNGSGDYVVAFSTAEGLRVPYDSNGEERLSMEVVNNDYMSGLFLATIEATEEAIINSLFAAENMKGSQGHEVNALPIEKVLEMKK, encoded by the coding sequence ATGATGACCTGTATTTCCAAATCCTTCTATGCCTTGGCTTGTGCTTTGTTGATCACCTTTAGCAGCCATGGCCAAGAGCGGGCCAGGGATTATGGTTTTACATTTGGCGTGATGTCGCCGGGGGAATGGAATGCCATTACTGACGTGGATGGAGTGATGGTAGGGCACCAGACACTGGTGAAGGGCGACAGTGTGCGTACCGGCGTGACGGCTGTTTTGCCCCATGGCGGAAATATTTTTCAAGAGAAAGTCCCCGGAGCCGTGTATGTGGGCAATGGCTTTGGCAAGTTGGCGGGGACGACCCAGGTGGAAGAATTGGGTAATATCGAAACACCAATCGTACTGACCAATACCCTCAGTGTGGCAGCGGGGATCGAAGGCGTGATCGACTATACATTGGCCCATCCTGAAAATGCCCATGTCCGATCCGTCAATGCCGTGGTGGGAGAGACCAACGACGGCTATCTCAATGATATCCGTGGACGCCACGTAAGACCTTCCGATGTGGTCGCAGCCATCCAATCAGCCCAATCAGGCAACGTGGAAGAAGGAAATGTCGGTGCCGGAACAGGGACCATCTGCTTTGGTTTCAAAGGTGGGATCGGTACGGCTTCCAGAAAGCTACCTGCGGAGATGGGAGGCTACACCGTGGGCGTACTGGTGCAAACTAACTTTGGAGGTGTCCTCCAGATCGATGGGCTTCCGGTAGGTAAGGAACTTGGCCAGTATGCCTTTAAGAATCAGCTGGAATCTGCCGATGGTTCCTGCATGATCGTCGTCGCCACAGATGCACCTGTCCATGCGCGAAACCTTAAGCGAATAGCCAAAAGGGCCATTATGGGTTTGGCAAAGACGGGAGGAATTGCCTCCAATGGATCGGGGGATTATGTGGTCGCTTTTTCTACTGCCGAAGGCTTGAGGGTCCCTTATGATTCCAATGGTGAAGAAAGACTGTCAATGGAAGTGGTCAATAACGATTATATGAGCGGGCTTTTCTTGGCCACGATCGAAGCGACAGAAGAAGCAATTATCAATTCCCTTTTTGCTGCTGAAAATATGAAAGGCTCCCAAGGCCATGAGGTCAATGCACTTCCCATCGAGAAGGTATTGGAGATGAAGAAGTGA